The following are from one region of the Staphylococcus argenteus genome:
- a CDS encoding NADPH-dependent FMN reductase — MNIVLLSGSTVGSKTRIAMDYLKNELEVNNEGHQIELMDLRDLELEFSVGKNYLDTSGDVYKLTTSLMQADVIFIGFPIFQASIPGALKNVFDLLPVNAFRDKIIGLVATAGSSKHYLIPEMHLKPILSYMKAHTMQTYVFIEEKDFSNQQIVNDDVVFRLKALAQSTMRTAKVQQQVIEEENNQYDF, encoded by the coding sequence ATGAATATTGTATTATTGTCTGGTTCAACAGTCGGTTCCAAAACGAGAATTGCTATGGATTATTTGAAAAATGAATTAGAAGTAAATAACGAGGGGCATCAAATAGAGTTGATGGATTTACGAGATCTTGAATTAGAGTTTAGTGTCGGAAAGAACTATTTAGATACTTCAGGTGATGTATACAAATTGACGACATCTTTAATGCAGGCTGATGTGATTTTTATCGGTTTTCCAATTTTTCAAGCTTCCATACCTGGTGCTTTGAAAAATGTGTTTGATTTACTTCCAGTCAATGCATTTCGTGACAAAATAATTGGACTGGTAGCTACAGCAGGTTCTAGCAAACATTACTTAATTCCTGAGATGCATTTAAAACCAATCCTTAGTTATATGAAAGCACATACGATGCAAACTTATGTATTTATTGAAGAGAAAGACTTTTCGAATCAACAAATCGTTAATGATGATGTTGTATTTCGTTTAAAAGCGTTAGCGCAATCGACAATGCGAACTGCTAAAGTACAGCAGCAAGTGATTGAAGAAGAAAATAACCAGTATGACTTTTAA
- the mepA gene encoding multidrug efflux MATE transporter MepA (MepA (multidrug export protein A), as described originally in Staphylococcus aureus, is a MATE transporter shown to be over-expressed after culturing in the presence of tigecycline, owing to mutation of its repressor MepR, and then to be one of several factors contributing to elevated tigecycline resistance.), producing MKDEQLYYFEKSPVFKAMMHFSLPMMIGTLLSVVYGILNIYFIGFIGDSHMISAISLTLPIFAILMGLGNLFGIGGGTYISRLLGAKDYSKSKFVSSFSIYGGIVLGIIVILATIPFSDQIAMILGAKGETLALTSNYLKVMFLSAPFVILFFILEQFARAIGAPIISMIGMLASVGLNIILDPILIFGFDLNVVGAALGTAISNVAAAIFFIVYFMKNSDVVSVNFKFAKPNKEMLSEIFKIGVPAFLMSILMGFTGLVLNLFLAHYGNFAIASYGISFRLVQFPELIIMGLCEGVVPLIAYNFMANKGRMKDVIKVVIMSIGVIFAVCMIAVFTIGHHMVGLFTTDQQIVEMATFILKVTMTSLLLNGIGFLFTGMLQATGQGRGATIMAILQGAIIIPVLFIMNGLFGLTGVIWSLLIAESLCAFAAMLIVYLLRNRLTVDTSELIEG from the coding sequence ATGAAAGACGAACAATTATATTATTTTGAGAAATCACCAGTTTTTAAAGCAATGATGCATTTCTCATTACCAATGATGATAGGAACTTTATTAAGTGTTGTTTATGGGATTTTAAACATTTACTTTATAGGATTTATAGGAGATAGCCATATGATTTCTGCTATTTCACTTACACTGCCGATATTTGCCATCTTAATGGGTCTAGGTAATTTATTTGGTATTGGTGGCGGCACGTACATTTCACGTTTATTAGGCGCTAAAGATTATAGTAAAAGTAAGTTTGTAAGTAGCTTTTCGATTTATGGTGGTATTGTATTAGGAATTATAGTTATTTTAGCTACAATTCCATTTAGTGATCAAATTGCGATGATTTTAGGAGCAAAAGGCGAAACATTAGCATTAACAAGTAATTATTTGAAAGTAATGTTTTTAAGTGCACCGTTTGTTATTTTATTCTTTATTTTAGAACAATTTGCGCGTGCAATTGGTGCACCAATTATATCTATGATTGGTATGTTAGCTAGTGTAGGATTAAATATTATATTAGATCCAATTTTAATTTTTGGTTTTGATTTAAATGTTGTTGGTGCAGCTTTGGGTACTGCTATCAGTAATGTTGCAGCGGCTATTTTCTTTATTGTTTACTTTATGAAAAATAGTGATGTTGTATCTGTGAATTTTAAATTTGCGAAACCTAATAAAGAAATGCTTTCAGAAATCTTCAAAATTGGTGTTCCAGCATTTTTAATGAGTATATTAATGGGATTCACAGGTTTAGTATTAAATTTATTCTTGGCACATTATGGTAACTTTGCAATTGCAAGTTATGGTATCTCATTTAGACTCGTTCAATTCCCTGAACTTATTATCATGGGATTATGTGAAGGTGTTGTACCTTTAATTGCATATAACTTTATGGCAAACAAAGGTCGTATGAAAGATGTCATTAAAGTAGTTATTATGTCAATTGGTGTTATTTTTGCTGTTTGTATGATTGCTGTATTTACAATTGGACATCATATGGTAGGTTTATTTACTACTGATCAACAAATTGTTGAGATGGCTACATTCATTTTAAAAGTTACAATGACATCATTACTTTTAAATGGTATAGGCTTCTTATTCACTGGTATGCTTCAAGCGACTGGTCAAGGTCGTGGAGCTACAATTATGGCTATTTTACAAGGTGCAATTATCATTCCAGTATTGTTTATCATGAATGGTTTGTTCGGATTAACTGGTGTAATTTGGTCATTGCTAATTGCTGAGTCACTTTGTGCATTTGCTGCAATGTTAATTGTTTATTTATTACGTAATCGTTTAACTGTTGATACATCTGAATTAATAGAAGGTTAA
- a CDS encoding MepB family protein encodes MYKSIEILEKVLNVEMNVIDIVEEKYNKEYEALTFNYKGTVYKNRLAKKTPNKSGYFVTCWTKDEDNYNRPYKIDEFADCLIVAVIDGELNGYFLFPKEVLVEKGILASSRHKGKMAFRVYPIWCNDLNKTAQRSQKWQCNYFFEC; translated from the coding sequence ATGTATAAATCAATAGAGATATTAGAAAAAGTTTTAAATGTGGAAATGAATGTCATAGACATCGTTGAAGAAAAATATAATAAAGAATATGAAGCATTAACATTTAATTATAAAGGAACGGTATACAAAAATAGATTAGCAAAGAAAACGCCGAATAAATCAGGATATTTCGTGACATGTTGGACTAAAGACGAAGATAATTATAATCGACCATACAAAATAGATGAATTTGCAGATTGCCTGATTGTCGCTGTTATCGATGGTGAATTAAATGGCTACTTTCTATTTCCTAAAGAAGTATTGGTTGAAAAAGGTATTTTAGCTTCATCTAGGCATAAAGGGAAAATGGCTTTTAGAGTTTATCCTATATGGTGCAATGATTTGAACAAAACGGCACAACGTTCACAAAAATGGCAATGCAATTATTTTTTTGAATGTTAA
- a CDS encoding LLM class flavin-dependent oxidoreductase has product MAKLDMNKRTPLEFGIYSLGDHLLNPFKGEKISYEQRINEIIEASKLADEAGIDVFAVGESHQEHFTTQAHTVVLGAIAQATKNIKVSSSSTIISATDPVRVFEDFATLDLISHGRAEIVAGRASRTGIFELFGYDLKDYDELFEEKLNLLLELNKTDRITWSGKYRPELRNMKIFPRPIDDTLPIWRAVGGPPASAIKAGKQGVPMMITTLGGPAMNFKGSIDAYRQAATEAGFDASPESLPVSTASLFYTAETTQSAMREFYPHLNTGMSFIRGVGYPKQQFANSPDYREALMVGSPQQIIEKILYQHELYGHQRFMAQLDFGGVPFENIMKNIELIGNEIIPAIKKHLSK; this is encoded by the coding sequence ATGGCTAAATTAGATATGAACAAACGAACACCGTTAGAATTTGGAATATATTCATTAGGCGACCATTTATTAAATCCATTCAAAGGTGAAAAAATAAGTTATGAGCAACGTATTAATGAAATTATTGAAGCAAGTAAGTTAGCTGATGAAGCGGGCATTGATGTCTTTGCAGTTGGTGAAAGTCATCAGGAACATTTTACGACGCAAGCCCATACAGTAGTATTAGGTGCCATCGCTCAAGCTACAAAAAATATTAAAGTCTCAAGCTCATCAACTATTATTAGTGCAACAGATCCTGTACGAGTATTTGAAGATTTTGCGACATTAGATCTAATTTCGCATGGCAGAGCTGAAATTGTTGCGGGTAGAGCATCAAGAACAGGTATCTTTGAATTATTTGGCTATGATTTAAAAGATTATGATGAATTATTTGAAGAAAAGTTAAATCTACTTTTAGAGTTAAATAAAACAGATCGCATTACGTGGTCTGGAAAATATCGACCAGAACTTAGAAATATGAAAATATTCCCAAGACCTATCGATGATACATTGCCAATATGGCGTGCTGTTGGCGGACCTCCTGCAAGTGCAATTAAAGCTGGTAAACAAGGTGTGCCTATGATGATTACTACTCTTGGTGGTCCAGCAATGAATTTTAAAGGTTCAATAGATGCATATCGTCAAGCGGCAACTGAAGCAGGTTTTGATGCTTCTCCTGAGTCACTGCCTGTAAGTACAGCAAGTTTATTTTATACAGCGGAAACAACTCAAAGTGCTATGAGAGAATTTTATCCACATTTGAATACGGGAATGTCATTTATTCGTGGTGTTGGATATCCAAAACAACAGTTTGCTAATTCTCCGGATTATCGTGAAGCATTAATGGTTGGAAGTCCTCAACAAATTATTGAAAAGATATTGTATCAACACGAATTGTATGGTCATCAACGCTTTATGGCACAGTTAGATTTTGGTGGTGTACCTTTTGAAAATATTATGAAAAATATTGAGTTAATTGGTAACGAAATCATACCAGCCATTAAAAAGCATTTATCAAAATAG
- a CDS encoding BglG family transcription antiterminator yields the protein MLSHRQIEILYLLVQEQTFIPINSIADQLGVTPRTIQYDISYIEQYAETYQYQVIRNKAAGIKIITNETTLLNELEQRITNQIHFSKDERLTHIALKLFETTEPISTKQLAHDVNVSRRTIADDIKIIQKRLAHYHLKLNYIHNKGFIIIGEEDQYRKAYAHFIRQYMKQAAPFIEADIFNSQSIAIVRQAIITTLNRENYHLVQSAIDGLIYHILIAIQRLNENFSFDIPTKEIDKWRHTKQYAIASKIKENLENSCNVKFPESEIIFITLHLLGSKMTDCTITTNINEQHVLSENIQEFITCVSQELGIDMSNDHKLHTSLLTHIKPAIHRIKYDMIQANPLKQEVHKRYPQVVDAISKHISTIEKDTAISFNEDELTFIAIHFASSMERGATNKQVMIKVVLLCGSGIGTSQLLKSKLNHLYPEFNIWDAYSIYQLDEKQLIQNNIDYVISTVPCDISVVPVINVDPFINGQSRQKLNQIINDAREKRVIKMVNDGESLADLLPEHRINKNTQSLSINEAVTVSVQPLIKDDIVGPNYIEAILNQFEQFGSYMVISPHISLIHAGTDYVHNGVGFSLTYFTEGVEFGSKANDPVYLVITLATDHPNAHLKALGQLSELLSNDLSRQDFLDGKICKIKQHIAVTKSKEV from the coding sequence TTGCTAAGTCATAGACAAATTGAAATTTTGTATCTTTTAGTTCAAGAACAAACGTTTATCCCAATCAACAGTATTGCTGACCAACTCGGTGTAACGCCACGTACCATTCAATATGATATATCGTACATCGAACAATATGCAGAAACATACCAATATCAAGTCATTCGCAATAAAGCAGCTGGCATTAAAATAATAACTAATGAGACAACACTTTTAAATGAGTTAGAACAACGCATAACAAATCAAATTCACTTTTCAAAAGATGAACGACTGACTCATATTGCTTTAAAATTATTCGAAACAACTGAGCCAATTTCAACAAAACAGCTTGCCCACGACGTCAATGTTTCTCGTCGTACCATTGCTGATGACATTAAAATTATTCAAAAACGATTAGCACATTATCATTTGAAGCTAAATTATATTCATAATAAGGGATTTATTATTATTGGTGAAGAAGATCAATATCGGAAAGCTTATGCTCATTTTATTCGTCAATACATGAAACAAGCAGCGCCATTTATCGAAGCAGATATTTTCAATTCGCAATCTATTGCAATTGTAAGACAAGCTATAATTACTACATTAAATCGTGAAAATTATCACCTGGTTCAGTCGGCCATTGACGGCTTAATTTATCATATACTCATTGCGATCCAGCGACTAAACGAAAATTTTTCATTCGATATACCTACAAAAGAAATTGATAAATGGCGCCATACTAAACAGTATGCTATAGCTTCAAAAATTAAAGAAAACTTGGAAAACAGTTGTAATGTCAAATTTCCAGAATCTGAAATTATCTTCATCACGTTACATTTACTTGGTTCAAAAATGACTGATTGTACTATAACTACCAATATAAATGAACAACATGTTTTATCAGAAAACATCCAAGAATTCATCACTTGTGTTAGCCAAGAATTAGGAATTGACATGTCAAATGACCATAAACTGCATACTAGTTTACTTACACATATAAAGCCGGCTATACACCGAATTAAATACGATATGATACAAGCTAATCCGTTAAAACAAGAAGTGCATAAACGCTACCCTCAAGTTGTCGATGCAATTAGCAAACATATTAGTACGATAGAAAAAGATACAGCTATTAGTTTCAATGAAGATGAATTAACATTTATTGCAATTCACTTTGCATCAAGTATGGAACGCGGCGCAACAAATAAACAAGTAATGATTAAAGTTGTCTTACTTTGTGGATCAGGTATTGGCACATCTCAACTTTTAAAATCCAAATTAAATCATCTTTATCCTGAATTTAATATTTGGGACGCTTATTCTATCTATCAGTTAGATGAAAAGCAGTTAATTCAAAATAACATCGACTACGTGATTTCAACCGTACCGTGTGATATTTCAGTAGTACCAGTTATAAACGTCGACCCATTCATCAATGGGCAATCACGTCAAAAATTAAATCAAATCATAAATGATGCTAGAGAAAAGCGTGTGATAAAAATGGTAAATGACGGCGAGTCATTAGCTGATTTATTACCTGAACACCGTATTAATAAAAACACACAATCTCTATCAATTAATGAAGCAGTTACTGTATCAGTACAACCTTTAATTAAAGATGATATTGTTGGACCTAATTATATAGAAGCAATTTTAAATCAATTCGAGCAATTTGGATCATATATGGTGATTAGTCCACACATTTCTCTAATTCACGCTGGAACTGATTATGTACACAATGGTGTCGGTTTTTCATTAACTTATTTTACTGAAGGTGTTGAATTTGGTAGTAAAGCTAACGATCCCGTATACCTTGTGATTACATTGGCAACGGATCATCCCAATGCACATTTAAAAGCACTAGGACAACTAAGTGAACTATTAAGCAACGACTTATCGCGTCAAGATTTCTTAGATGGGAAAATTTGTAAAATTAAGCAACACATCGCTGTAACTAAGTCAAAGGAGGTTTAA
- the glpT gene encoding glycerol-3-phosphate transporter has product MNFLKPAKHIKPLPENQVDDTYKRLRLQVFLGIFIGYAGYYLLRKNFSLAMPALQEQGFTKAELGFALSAVSIAYGFSKFFMGTVSDRSNARIFLVLGLALTAIVNLLMGFVPFFTSGIGIMFILLFLNGWFQGMGWPPSGRVLVHWFSVSERGSKTALWNVAHNVGGGIMAPIAAWGITTTAFINFGYLKGFEGVFIYPALLALIIAAISYMLIRDTPQSQGLPPIEVYKNDFATSDKKTLETELTTKEILFKYVLNNKWVWAIAFANIFVYFVRYGVLDWAPVYLSEEKHFDLKASGWAYFLYEWAGIPGTLLCGYISDKLFKGRRGPAGFFFMLGVTVFVLIYWLNPPGNAWLDNVSLIAIGFLIYGPVMLIGLQALDYVPKKAAGTAAGLTGLFGYLFGAVMANIVLGAVVDKFGWDIGFILLTAISVFAMLSFILTWNKVGQETVHH; this is encoded by the coding sequence ATGAATTTTCTTAAACCTGCAAAGCATATTAAGCCTTTGCCAGAAAATCAGGTAGATGATACCTATAAACGATTACGTCTCCAAGTATTCCTTGGTATATTCATCGGTTATGCTGGATACTATCTGTTACGTAAAAACTTTTCACTTGCCATGCCAGCATTACAAGAGCAAGGCTTTACAAAAGCAGAACTTGGATTTGCATTATCTGCTGTTTCCATCGCATATGGATTCAGTAAATTCTTTATGGGTACTGTGAGTGATCGGAGTAATGCGCGAATTTTCTTAGTTCTTGGGTTAGCTCTGACAGCTATCGTCAATTTATTAATGGGATTTGTACCGTTTTTCACATCAGGTATAGGCATTATGTTTATCCTATTATTTTTAAATGGATGGTTCCAAGGTATGGGATGGCCACCATCAGGCCGTGTGCTCGTTCACTGGTTTAGTGTTAGTGAACGTGGAAGTAAGACTGCCCTTTGGAATGTTGCACATAATGTTGGTGGCGGTATTATGGCACCAATTGCTGCTTGGGGTATCACAACAACTGCATTCATCAATTTCGGTTATTTAAAAGGCTTTGAAGGTGTATTTATTTATCCTGCACTTTTAGCACTTATCATAGCTGCAATTTCATACATGCTGATTAGAGATACACCACAGTCTCAAGGTTTACCTCCAATTGAAGTTTATAAAAATGACTTTGCAACAAGCGATAAAAAGACGCTAGAAACAGAATTAACAACAAAAGAAATTTTATTTAAATATGTACTAAACAATAAGTGGGTATGGGCTATTGCATTCGCGAATATCTTCGTTTATTTCGTGCGTTATGGTGTACTTGATTGGGCACCTGTATATTTAAGCGAAGAAAAACACTTTGACTTAAAAGCATCAGGATGGGCGTACTTCCTTTATGAATGGGCTGGTATCCCAGGTACATTATTATGTGGATATATTTCTGATAAATTATTCAAAGGCCGCCGTGGACCAGCAGGTTTCTTCTTTATGCTAGGAGTTACAGTGTTTGTATTAATTTATTGGTTAAACCCACCAGGCAATGCTTGGTTAGATAATGTTTCATTAATTGCCATTGGATTCTTAATATATGGACCAGTTATGTTAATTGGTTTACAAGCTCTAGACTATGTTCCTAAAAAAGCTGCAGGAACAGCTGCAGGATTAACAGGCTTATTCGGATATCTATTTGGTGCTGTTATGGCTAACATAGTCCTAGGTGCCGTAGTAGATAAATTCGGTTGGGACATTGGTTTTATACTATTAACAGCGATTAGTGTATTTGCAATGTTAAGCTTTATCCTAACTTGGAATAAAGTCGGTCAAGAAACCGTGCATCATTAA
- a CDS encoding VOC family protein — translation MNIVGHHHISMYTKDAKLNKDFYTNILGLRLVEVSVNQDSPTMYHLFYGDEIGSAGTLLTFFEIRDAGHKRQGTESIYRLSLLVPDAEALQFYESRLHENSIKTERLNYLGQEAIAFKDVDDLEVLLIANDDYEIPHKWKANTYSDIPEQYQILGLGPVELRVRDAKRTIEFLENILGYQMKKGFEHSVMTIAPQGLYSDFVVVEQQGERERPGRGYIHHIAVNTPKLSDLNAIYKKLQLQPQNNSGIIDRYFFKSLYYRHNSIMYEFATEEPGFTVDTSVENLGNKLNLPDFLEEKREQIERKLDER, via the coding sequence ATGAATATAGTAGGGCATCATCACATATCTATGTATACAAAGGACGCAAAACTTAATAAGGATTTTTACACAAATATACTCGGATTAAGGTTAGTAGAGGTATCGGTTAATCAAGATAGTCCGACGATGTATCATTTATTTTACGGTGATGAAATTGGATCAGCTGGCACACTTTTAACATTTTTTGAAATTCGAGATGCAGGTCATAAGCGCCAAGGTACTGAGTCTATTTATAGATTGTCTTTATTAGTACCAGATGCTGAAGCACTTCAATTTTATGAATCACGTCTTCATGAAAATAGTATCAAGACAGAACGTTTAAACTATCTTGGACAAGAGGCAATTGCTTTTAAAGATGTAGATGATTTAGAAGTGCTTTTAATTGCAAATGATGATTATGAAATCCCGCATAAATGGAAGGCTAATACTTATAGTGACATTCCTGAGCAGTATCAAATTTTAGGGTTAGGACCAGTGGAATTAAGAGTAAGAGATGCGAAACGTACGATTGAATTTTTAGAAAACATATTAGGATATCAAATGAAAAAAGGATTTGAACATAGTGTAATGACTATTGCACCGCAAGGGCTATATTCTGATTTTGTAGTTGTTGAACAACAAGGTGAACGTGAAAGACCTGGACGTGGTTATATCCATCATATTGCAGTAAATACACCGAAATTGAGTGATTTAAATGCAATTTACAAGAAATTACAGCTACAACCACAAAATAATTCAGGTATTATAGATCGTTATTTCTTTAAATCTTTATATTATCGACATAATTCAATTATGTATGAATTCGCGACTGAAGAACCTGGATTCACTGTAGATACATCTGTTGAAAATTTAGGAAATAAGTTAAACTTGCCGGATTTTTTAGAAGAGAAACGTGAACAAATAGAGCGTAAGCTAGACGAAAGGTAA
- a CDS encoding GNAT family N-acetyltransferase — protein sequence MFGMKVNEQITLKILEAHDTEALFNLINRSRDSLREWLPWVDATEQSSDTSAFIKRGLLQFAGGNGFQCGIWYEGTLAGVVGLHEINQMHRKTSLGYYLDKQFEGQGVMTQAVEALIKYCFEEIDLNRIEISAAVNNEKSQAIPERLGFTKEGKLRDNELLNGVYSSSYVYSLLKSEYNQK from the coding sequence ATGTTTGGAATGAAAGTGAATGAACAAATAACATTAAAAATTTTAGAAGCTCATGACACAGAAGCACTTTTCAATTTAATCAATCGTTCAAGAGATTCACTTAGGGAATGGTTACCTTGGGTAGATGCAACTGAGCAATCATCAGATACAAGTGCGTTTATTAAAAGAGGGCTGTTGCAATTTGCGGGTGGTAATGGATTTCAGTGTGGCATTTGGTATGAAGGAACGCTAGCGGGTGTTGTCGGTTTACATGAAATTAATCAAATGCACAGAAAAACATCGTTAGGCTATTATTTGGATAAACAATTTGAGGGTCAAGGTGTTATGACACAAGCTGTAGAGGCGTTGATAAAGTATTGCTTCGAAGAGATTGACTTAAATCGAATTGAAATAAGTGCCGCAGTTAATAATGAAAAAAGCCAAGCTATTCCTGAACGATTGGGTTTCACTAAAGAAGGTAAGTTACGGGATAATGAATTATTAAATGGTGTTTATTCATCGAGTTACGTCTATAGCTTATTAAAATCAGAATATAATCAAAAATAA
- a CDS encoding MarR family winged helix-turn-helix transcriptional regulator: MEYTYSYLFRMISHEMKQKADQRLEQFDITNEQGHTLGYLYAHQQDGLTQNDIAKALQRTGATVSNLLKNLERKKLIYRYVDAQDTRRKNIGLTTSGIKLVEAFTSIFDEMEQTLVSQFSKEENERIKENLTKMLSSLK; encoded by the coding sequence ATGGAGTACACTTATTCTTATTTATTTCGAATGATAAGTCACGAAATGAAACAAAAAGCAGATCAAAGACTTGAGCAATTTGATATAACGAATGAACAAGGCCACACTTTAGGTTATCTTTATGCGCATCAGCAAGACGGACTTACGCAAAATGATATTGCTAAAGCATTGCAACGAACAGGAGCGACCGTAAGCAATTTACTAAAGAACCTTGAAAGAAAAAAACTTATTTATCGTTACGTTGATGCTCAAGATACGCGAAGAAAGAATATTGGACTGACAACTTCTGGTATTAAGCTTGTAGAAGCATTTACTTCGATATTTGATGAAATGGAACAAACGCTTGTATCACAGTTTTCTAAAGAAGAAAACGAACGCATAAAAGAAAATCTAACTAAAATGTTATCTAGTTTAAAATAA
- a CDS encoding YeiH family protein, producing MALSKNKHFIVGLSLTFIVALFSFLVAKLPILDKVGALTIAILIAILYRHFKGYPEKYSSGITFSSKYLLRFAIILYGLKLNIFDIIGQGSKLLAIDVGVVIFSIVMMLFVNKLLHGDKNIALLLGVGTGVCGAAAIAAVAPIFKSREKDTAISIGIIALIGTIFSLIYTAIYAIFSMSTNVYGAWSGVSLHEIAHVVLAGGFGGSDALKIALLGKLGRVFLLIPLTIVLILIMRFRSSESSSNGRISIPYFLIGFVIMALVNTYVTIPPALLNILNTVSTICLLMAMVALGLNVAFKDLKNRALKPLITIVITSICLSSLALIVVHWLYS from the coding sequence ATGGCACTATCGAAAAACAAGCATTTTATTGTTGGACTATCATTAACATTTATTGTGGCTTTATTTAGTTTTTTAGTAGCTAAATTACCAATATTAGATAAAGTCGGTGCATTAACTATCGCGATATTAATCGCTATTCTATATCGACATTTTAAAGGTTACCCAGAAAAATATAGCTCAGGTATTACATTCTCATCTAAATACTTATTGAGATTTGCAATTATTCTATATGGACTTAAACTCAATATATTCGACATTATCGGTCAAGGTAGTAAACTATTGGCCATTGATGTAGGCGTAGTAATTTTTAGTATTGTAATGATGCTCTTCGTTAACAAATTATTACATGGCGATAAAAATATCGCATTATTACTTGGTGTCGGTACAGGTGTTTGTGGTGCTGCTGCCATTGCTGCAGTTGCGCCAATATTCAAATCACGCGAAAAGGATACGGCTATTAGTATCGGCATCATCGCATTGATTGGTACGATATTTTCACTTATTTATACAGCAATCTACGCTATCTTCTCAATGTCGACAAACGTTTATGGCGCTTGGTCTGGAGTAAGTCTTCATGAAATTGCACACGTAGTTTTAGCAGGCGGATTTGGTGGTAGTGACGCTCTTAAAATTGCACTTCTAGGTAAACTTGGTAGAGTATTCTTACTGATTCCATTAACCATCGTACTCATTTTAATTATGCGTTTCCGTTCATCAGAATCATCTAGCAATGGCCGTATTAGCATTCCATACTTTTTAATTGGGTTTGTTATTATGGCATTAGTAAATACATATGTAACTATTCCACCAGCATTGTTAAATATTTTAAACACTGTATCAACAATTTGTTTGTTAATGGCAATGGTTGCTTTAGGGTTAAATGTGGCATTTAAAGACCTTAAAAATCGTGCACTCAAACCACTTATCACTATTGTTATTACTTCAATATGCTTGTCTTCACTTGCCCTTATCGTAGTTCATTGGTTATATAGTTAA